Proteins from a single region of Thermococcus sp. CX2:
- a CDS encoding Xaa-Pro peptidase family protein, which yields MRLDKLVSLMDKQGFNGALVSPGSNLYYLTGLHIHEAGERLTVLAVNSDGEYHLLAPSLYENVIEDFPVTFWRDGENPYEKLGGILGELDIASGRLLVENTMRADWLIGIEKLLRDYDLHPLSSLMRELRMRKDREEIRLMEKAAQVVDDVFEEILAMDLIGMSERELALKIELMIRERSDGISFEPIVASGENGANPHHAPSERKLKKGDLVILDYGARWKGYCSDITRTIALGKPDEKLLEIYEVVKNAQESAFQTVREGITAREVDRAAREYIAKAGYGKYFTHRTGHGLGLDVHEEPYIGPDGEVVLENGMIFTIEPGIYLPGLGGVRIEDDVVVENGRGERLTKAERDLVQL from the coding sequence ATGCGCCTCGACAAGCTCGTTTCCCTCATGGATAAGCAGGGTTTTAATGGAGCTTTGGTGAGCCCCGGCTCAAACCTCTACTACCTGACCGGCCTGCACATCCATGAGGCAGGAGAGAGGCTGACCGTTCTGGCAGTGAATTCCGATGGAGAATATCACCTCCTGGCTCCAAGCCTCTACGAGAACGTTATCGAGGACTTCCCAGTTACCTTCTGGCGTGATGGAGAGAATCCCTACGAGAAGCTGGGGGGAATTTTGGGGGAGCTTGACATAGCCTCAGGCAGGCTCCTTGTCGAGAACACTATGAGGGCCGACTGGCTGATAGGCATCGAGAAGCTCCTCAGGGACTACGACCTCCATCCGCTCAGCAGTCTAATGCGCGAGTTGAGGATGAGGAAGGACAGAGAAGAGATAAGGCTCATGGAGAAGGCGGCCCAAGTCGTTGATGATGTCTTCGAGGAAATCCTCGCCATGGACTTAATCGGTATGAGCGAGAGAGAGCTCGCTTTGAAAATCGAGCTGATGATAAGGGAGCGCTCCGACGGAATCTCCTTCGAGCCGATAGTGGCATCAGGAGAGAATGGGGCTAATCCACACCACGCACCCAGCGAAAGGAAGCTGAAGAAGGGAGACCTCGTTATCCTCGACTACGGGGCCAGATGGAAGGGCTACTGCTCTGACATAACGAGAACCATCGCGTTAGGAAAGCCGGACGAAAAGCTTCTAGAGATTTACGAGGTCGTCAAGAACGCCCAGGAGAGCGCCTTCCAGACCGTCCGCGAGGGGATAACGGCCAGGGAAGTCGACCGGGCCGCGAGAGAATACATAGCGAAGGCAGGCTACGGCAAATACTTCACCCACAGAACCGGCCACGGCCTGGGCTTAGACGTCCACGAGGAGCCATACATAGGGCCGGATGGAGAGGTAGTCCTGGAAAACGGCATGATCTTCACGATAGAGCCAGGAATATACCTCCCGGGCCTCGGGGGAGTCAGGATAGAGGACGATGTGGTTGTTGAAAACGGAAGGGGGGAGAGGCTAACCAAAGCTGAAAGGGATCTTGTTCAGCTGTGA
- a CDS encoding helix-turn-helix transcriptional regulator: MVETTDNVEKRIIKGLFTVPLKNIILVIVGLKGETHGYELLKELEKFTVGLWKPSHSNLYTLLNKMVEEGLLEPKEEYRGKVRRVKYRLTERGWEYLKTSNDLALRTLYTAVDYHERLKKKLEAAGHERKMKRETVMEYLDLLKKIRNILDEEIKRIEEELEGDQ; this comes from the coding sequence GTGGTAGAAACGACCGATAATGTAGAGAAGCGCATAATCAAGGGGCTGTTTACTGTCCCCCTGAAGAATATAATTCTTGTTATTGTCGGCTTAAAGGGGGAAACTCATGGCTATGAACTCTTGAAGGAGCTCGAAAAGTTCACCGTCGGCCTCTGGAAGCCGAGCCACAGCAATCTCTACACGCTTTTGAATAAGATGGTCGAGGAGGGCCTCCTCGAACCTAAGGAGGAGTACCGAGGAAAGGTTAGGCGCGTGAAGTACCGCCTCACAGAGAGGGGATGGGAGTACCTCAAGACCTCGAACGACCTGGCTTTGAGAACCCTCTACACGGCCGTTGACTATCATGAGAGGCTCAAGAAGAAGCTTGAAGCGGCTGGGCACGAGAGGAAGATGAAGAGGGAAACCGTCATGGAATACCTTGATCTGCTCAAGAAGATAAGGAACATCCTCGACGAGGAGATAAAGAGGATAGAGGAGGAGCTTGAGGGGGATCAATAA